The following proteins are encoded in a genomic region of Stegostoma tigrinum isolate sSteTig4 chromosome 10, sSteTig4.hap1, whole genome shotgun sequence:
- the cdca4 gene encoding cell division cycle-associated protein 4 isoform X1, with amino-acid sequence MQVSKPRVNMLGKGTKRKFPEEQVVDACPEYVGSSLSLPYNLQRQSLLNISLFKLQLCKMVVEPNLCRSVLIANTVRQIQEEMIQDCTWQGQTAFTGSDLYIGHTSSDSLIATEFLCSPNKELRVESTTAPTRNTDTLTKSKVNCSSCENITCSSATASAKDTSAVKDLVHAHFENDLNMLESEEQQVDLKECPKPLDQVFGSFEIGNYSSSLTDMTIDDLFADIDTSWHDLDSVMSGLMTGPKTTPVIFELLNGLPSHTSTPINSPQNCKTDLNELDHIMEIIVGS; translated from the exons ATGCAGGTGAGCAAACCCCGG GTCAACATGTTGGGAAAAGGCACAAAGCGTAAATTTCCTGAGGAGCAAGTTGTAGATGCCTGCCCTGAGTATGTTGGTAGCAGTCTGAGTTTACCATATAACTTGCAACGTCAGTCACTTCTAAACATCTCATTGTTCAAACTTCAGCTCTGCAAGATGGTGGTGGAACCAAATCTTTGTCGTTCAGTGCTTATAGCCAACACAGTGCGACAGATTCAGGAGGAAATGATACAAGACTGCACTTGGCAGGGACAAACGGCTTTCACAGGAAGTGATCTATACATAGGTCATACTTCGTCAGATAGTCTAATTGCCACAGAATTTTTATGTAGCCCAAACAAAGAGCTACGTGTAGAAAGTACCACCGCTCCCACTCGCAATACCGACACACTTACTAAAAGCAAGGTAAACTGTTCATCTTGTGAAAATATTACTTGTTCTTCAGCTACTGCTTCTGCTAAAGACACCAGTGCTGTAAAAGATTTGGTCCATGCACATTTTGAAAATGATCTGAATATGCTGGAATCTGAGGAGCAGCAAGTGGATCTGAAGGAGTGTCCAAAGCCCTTGGATCAAGTATTCGGGAGTTTTGAGATTGGAAATTACTCCAGTTCTCTCACAGATATGACAATAGATGACCTATTTGCTGATATTGACACTTCTTGGCATGACCTTGACTCGGTGATGTCTGGGCTGATGACTGGTCCAAAAACGACACCAGTCATATTTGAATTACTAAATGGTTTACCATCTCACACATCGACACCTATAAATTCTCCCCAAAACTGCAAAACAGACTTAAATGAACTTGATCACATCATGGAGATTATTGTTGGCTCCTAA
- the LOC125449742 gene encoding immunoglobulin superfamily DCC subclass member 3-like: MSAFNQHGDGNSTERYVSLRDNAEMPALQTPPCDCKASTESPLIGIVVGIHIGMACIIFCVLILMLGYQRSLFGCKGIKESWTVPQAGQSMTQEGQNGHMELDKKDEAGTVMEMTEFVNGFQNGGAVSVNGCDQEHSSSQLQVVIEQHPTGPKP; encoded by the exons ATGTCAGCCTTTAACCAGCATGGAGACGGTAACAGCACAGAGCGATACGTGTCTCTGAGGGACAATGCTGAGATGCCAG CCCTGCAGACTCCCCCCTGTGACTGTAAGGCATCAACAGAAAGCCCACTGATTGGCATCGTGGTTGGGATTCATATTGGAATGGCCTGTATCATCTTCTGTGTTCTCATCCTCATGCTCGGATACCAGAGAAG TCTGTTCGGATGTAAGGGCATCAAGGAGAGTTGGACAGTCCCACAGGCTGGACAGAGCATGACACAAGAGGGACAGAATGGTCACATGGAGCTGGATAAAAAGGATGAAGCTGGCACAGTGATGGAGATGACAGAGTTTGTCAATGGG TTTCAGAATGGAGGTGCAGTTTCAGTGAACGGCTGTGATCAGGAACATTCCTCCAGTCAGCTTCAGGTGGTGATTGAACAACACCCAACAGGACCCAAACCCTGA
- the cdca4 gene encoding cell division cycle-associated protein 4 isoform X2, which yields MQVNMLGKGTKRKFPEEQVVDACPEYVGSSLSLPYNLQRQSLLNISLFKLQLCKMVVEPNLCRSVLIANTVRQIQEEMIQDCTWQGQTAFTGSDLYIGHTSSDSLIATEFLCSPNKELRVESTTAPTRNTDTLTKSKVNCSSCENITCSSATASAKDTSAVKDLVHAHFENDLNMLESEEQQVDLKECPKPLDQVFGSFEIGNYSSSLTDMTIDDLFADIDTSWHDLDSVMSGLMTGPKTTPVIFELLNGLPSHTSTPINSPQNCKTDLNELDHIMEIIVGS from the exons ATGCAG GTCAACATGTTGGGAAAAGGCACAAAGCGTAAATTTCCTGAGGAGCAAGTTGTAGATGCCTGCCCTGAGTATGTTGGTAGCAGTCTGAGTTTACCATATAACTTGCAACGTCAGTCACTTCTAAACATCTCATTGTTCAAACTTCAGCTCTGCAAGATGGTGGTGGAACCAAATCTTTGTCGTTCAGTGCTTATAGCCAACACAGTGCGACAGATTCAGGAGGAAATGATACAAGACTGCACTTGGCAGGGACAAACGGCTTTCACAGGAAGTGATCTATACATAGGTCATACTTCGTCAGATAGTCTAATTGCCACAGAATTTTTATGTAGCCCAAACAAAGAGCTACGTGTAGAAAGTACCACCGCTCCCACTCGCAATACCGACACACTTACTAAAAGCAAGGTAAACTGTTCATCTTGTGAAAATATTACTTGTTCTTCAGCTACTGCTTCTGCTAAAGACACCAGTGCTGTAAAAGATTTGGTCCATGCACATTTTGAAAATGATCTGAATATGCTGGAATCTGAGGAGCAGCAAGTGGATCTGAAGGAGTGTCCAAAGCCCTTGGATCAAGTATTCGGGAGTTTTGAGATTGGAAATTACTCCAGTTCTCTCACAGATATGACAATAGATGACCTATTTGCTGATATTGACACTTCTTGGCATGACCTTGACTCGGTGATGTCTGGGCTGATGACTGGTCCAAAAACGACACCAGTCATATTTGAATTACTAAATGGTTTACCATCTCACACATCGACACCTATAAATTCTCCCCAAAACTGCAAAACAGACTTAAATGAACTTGATCACATCATGGAGATTATTGTTGGCTCCTAA
- the cdca4 gene encoding cell division cycle-associated protein 4 isoform X3 — MLGKGTKRKFPEEQVVDACPEYVGSSLSLPYNLQRQSLLNISLFKLQLCKMVVEPNLCRSVLIANTVRQIQEEMIQDCTWQGQTAFTGSDLYIGHTSSDSLIATEFLCSPNKELRVESTTAPTRNTDTLTKSKVNCSSCENITCSSATASAKDTSAVKDLVHAHFENDLNMLESEEQQVDLKECPKPLDQVFGSFEIGNYSSSLTDMTIDDLFADIDTSWHDLDSVMSGLMTGPKTTPVIFELLNGLPSHTSTPINSPQNCKTDLNELDHIMEIIVGS, encoded by the coding sequence ATGTTGGGAAAAGGCACAAAGCGTAAATTTCCTGAGGAGCAAGTTGTAGATGCCTGCCCTGAGTATGTTGGTAGCAGTCTGAGTTTACCATATAACTTGCAACGTCAGTCACTTCTAAACATCTCATTGTTCAAACTTCAGCTCTGCAAGATGGTGGTGGAACCAAATCTTTGTCGTTCAGTGCTTATAGCCAACACAGTGCGACAGATTCAGGAGGAAATGATACAAGACTGCACTTGGCAGGGACAAACGGCTTTCACAGGAAGTGATCTATACATAGGTCATACTTCGTCAGATAGTCTAATTGCCACAGAATTTTTATGTAGCCCAAACAAAGAGCTACGTGTAGAAAGTACCACCGCTCCCACTCGCAATACCGACACACTTACTAAAAGCAAGGTAAACTGTTCATCTTGTGAAAATATTACTTGTTCTTCAGCTACTGCTTCTGCTAAAGACACCAGTGCTGTAAAAGATTTGGTCCATGCACATTTTGAAAATGATCTGAATATGCTGGAATCTGAGGAGCAGCAAGTGGATCTGAAGGAGTGTCCAAAGCCCTTGGATCAAGTATTCGGGAGTTTTGAGATTGGAAATTACTCCAGTTCTCTCACAGATATGACAATAGATGACCTATTTGCTGATATTGACACTTCTTGGCATGACCTTGACTCGGTGATGTCTGGGCTGATGACTGGTCCAAAAACGACACCAGTCATATTTGAATTACTAAATGGTTTACCATCTCACACATCGACACCTATAAATTCTCCCCAAAACTGCAAAACAGACTTAAATGAACTTGATCACATCATGGAGATTATTGTTGGCTCCTAA